In Pseudomonas poae, a single genomic region encodes these proteins:
- the trxA gene encoding thioredoxin TrxA: MSNDLIKHVTDATFEAEVLKAQGPVLVDYWAEWCGPCKMIAPVLDDIATTYEGKLTIAKLNIDDNQETPAKHGVRGIPTLMLFKNGNVEATKVGALSKSQLQAFLDANI, from the coding sequence ATGAGCAACGATCTTATCAAGCACGTCACCGACGCGACCTTTGAGGCCGAAGTACTCAAGGCTCAAGGCCCGGTGCTGGTTGACTACTGGGCTGAATGGTGCGGCCCTTGCAAAATGATCGCTCCTGTTCTGGACGACATTGCAACCACTTACGAAGGCAAGCTGACCATTGCCAAGCTGAACATCGACGACAACCAGGAAACCCCGGCCAAGCACGGCGTGCGTGGTATCCCGACGCTGATGCTGTTCAAGAACGGCAACGTCGAAGCAACCAAAGTGGGCGCGCTGTCGAAGTCCCAGCTGCAAGCTTTCCTCGACGCGAACATCTAA
- a CDS encoding 4-hydroxy-3-polyprenylbenzoate decarboxylase encodes MKFKDLRDFVQQLEQRGELKRIQMPISPVLEMTEICDRTLRNKGPALLFENPTGFDIPVLGNLFGTPERVAFGMGAESVSELREIGKLLAFLKEPEPPKGLKDAWSKLPIFRKIIAMAPKVVKDAVCQEVVIEGDDVDLAMLPVQTCWPGDVGPLITWGLTVTKGPNKDRQNLGIYRQQVIGRNKVIMRWLSHRGGALDYREWCEKHPGKPFPVSVALGADPATILGAVTPVPDSLSEYAFAGLLRGNRTELVKCRGNDLQVPATAEIILEGVIHPGEMADEGPYGDHTGYYNEVDSFPVFTVERITHRIKPIYHSTYTGRPPDEPAILGVALNEVFVPILQKQFPEITDFYLPPEGCSYRMAIVTMKKSYPGHAKRVMLGVWSFLRQFMYTKFVIVTDDDINARDWNDVIWAITTRMDPKRDTVMIDNTPIDYLDFASPVSGLGSKMGLDATHKWPGETTREWGRVIVKDEAVTARVDAIWKELGID; translated from the coding sequence ATGAAATTCAAGGATCTTCGGGATTTCGTGCAGCAGCTTGAGCAGCGCGGAGAGTTGAAACGTATCCAGATGCCGATTTCCCCGGTGCTGGAAATGACTGAGATTTGCGACCGTACCTTGCGCAACAAGGGCCCGGCGCTGCTGTTCGAGAACCCGACCGGCTTTGATATCCCGGTACTCGGCAACCTGTTCGGCACCCCTGAGCGCGTGGCGTTTGGCATGGGCGCCGAGTCAGTCAGCGAGCTGCGTGAAATCGGCAAGCTGCTGGCCTTCCTCAAGGAACCCGAGCCGCCCAAGGGCTTGAAGGATGCCTGGTCGAAACTGCCGATCTTCCGCAAAATCATCGCCATGGCCCCCAAAGTGGTCAAGGACGCGGTGTGCCAGGAAGTGGTCATCGAAGGCGATGACGTCGACCTGGCCATGCTCCCGGTACAAACCTGCTGGCCCGGCGACGTCGGCCCGCTGATCACGTGGGGCCTGACCGTCACCAAGGGCCCGAACAAAGATCGCCAGAACCTGGGCATCTACCGCCAGCAAGTGATCGGCCGCAATAAGGTGATCATGCGCTGGCTGAGCCACCGTGGCGGCGCGTTGGACTACCGTGAGTGGTGTGAAAAGCACCCCGGCAAGCCGTTTCCGGTCTCCGTGGCCCTGGGCGCCGACCCCGCGACCATCCTCGGTGCCGTCACCCCGGTGCCGGACAGCCTGTCCGAATACGCTTTCGCCGGCCTGTTGCGCGGTAACCGCACCGAGCTGGTGAAGTGCCGTGGCAACGACCTGCAAGTGCCGGCCACCGCAGAGATCATCCTTGAAGGCGTGATTCATCCCGGCGAAATGGCCGATGAGGGCCCGTACGGCGACCACACCGGCTACTACAACGAAGTCGACAGCTTCCCGGTGTTCACCGTCGAGCGCATCACCCACCGGATCAAGCCGATTTATCACAGCACCTACACCGGCCGTCCGCCGGATGAGCCGGCGATTCTTGGTGTTGCGCTCAACGAAGTGTTCGTGCCGATCCTGCAAAAGCAATTCCCGGAAATCACCGACTTCTACCTGCCGCCCGAAGGCTGCTCGTACCGCATGGCCATCGTGACCATGAAGAAGTCGTACCCGGGTCACGCCAAGCGGGTAATGCTCGGTGTGTGGTCGTTTTTGCGACAGTTCATGTACACCAAGTTCGTTATTGTCACCGACGACGACATCAATGCTCGCGACTGGAACGACGTGATCTGGGCCATCACCACGCGCATGGACCCCAAGCGCGACACGGTGATGATCGACAACACGCCAATCGACTACCTCGACTTCGCCTCGCCGGTGTCGGGCTTGGGCTCGAAGATGGGCCTGGATGCCACCCACAAATGGCCGGGTGAAACCACCCGCGAGTGGGGCCGGGTGATCGTCAAGGATGAAGCCGTCACTGCCCGTGTCGATGCGATCTGGAAAGAATTGGGAATAGATTGA
- a CDS encoding CDP-6-deoxy-delta-3,4-glucoseen reductase has product MRVTLQPSGAVLELVPGERILEGARRLGYECPQACRNGVCHVCAALLVEGRVQQAGEVRDHGEFYTCIAEPLEDCIVLWDGVLAPGELPLRKLSCQLSECVDVGGDVWRVRLRAPAGKAVRYHAGQYLMIERENGEKSAFSLASAPHAGRELELHVLVREDSARSLLAQLQRNQMARIELPYGDTHLAELPDGPLVLIAAGTGMAQMHSLIEHCRASGFKHPVHLYWGVRRPEDFYDIEHWDQWQQLPNLFLHKVVSDLCGWEGRCGLLHEAVCEDISDLKAVHVYASGSPAMIYGTLDALVEAGMDAHQMRADVFAYAPRP; this is encoded by the coding sequence ATGCGTGTAACCCTGCAACCTTCCGGCGCCGTGCTGGAGCTGGTCCCTGGCGAGCGAATCCTTGAAGGCGCGCGCCGCCTGGGTTATGAGTGCCCCCAGGCGTGTCGTAACGGTGTGTGCCACGTGTGCGCCGCGCTACTGGTGGAGGGCCGGGTGCAGCAAGCCGGTGAGGTTCGCGACCATGGTGAGTTCTACACCTGCATCGCCGAGCCGCTGGAAGATTGCATTGTGTTGTGGGATGGCGTGTTGGCGCCGGGAGAGTTGCCGTTGCGCAAGTTGTCGTGCCAATTGAGTGAATGCGTGGACGTAGGTGGTGATGTCTGGCGCGTTCGCCTGCGGGCTCCGGCCGGCAAGGCAGTGCGTTATCACGCCGGGCAGTACCTGATGATCGAGCGGGAAAATGGCGAGAAGTCGGCATTTTCCCTGGCCTCGGCGCCCCATGCCGGGCGCGAGCTGGAATTACACGTGCTGGTCCGCGAAGACAGCGCACGCAGCCTGCTTGCGCAACTGCAACGTAACCAGATGGCGCGCATCGAGCTGCCCTATGGCGACACGCACCTGGCCGAGCTGCCTGACGGGCCGTTGGTATTGATCGCTGCCGGCACCGGTATGGCGCAGATGCACAGCCTGATCGAACATTGCCGCGCTTCCGGTTTCAAGCACCCGGTGCACCTGTACTGGGGCGTGCGTCGCCCGGAAGACTTCTACGACATCGAGCACTGGGACCAGTGGCAGCAACTGCCTAACCTGTTCCTGCACAAAGTCGTCAGCGATCTGTGCGGTTGGGAAGGGCGCTGCGGGCTGTTGCACGAGGCCGTGTGCGAGGACATCAGCGACCTCAAGGCCGTGCACGTCTACGCCAGTGGTTCCCCGGCAATGATCTACGGCACCTTGGATGCGCTGGTCGAAGCCGGTATGGATGCGCACCAGATGCGTGCCGACGTATTCGCCTACGCGCCTCGCCCCTGA
- a CDS encoding sn-glycerol-3-phosphate transporter: MKKFRLPGLLFLAQATTALAGETPATEDDKGFWYAQTSVYTRHFAPDPDHNNNQDLIGLERNEASGFVYGGATFRNSFRQRSYYAYAGKRYDMTDYPVYLKLTGGAIQGYRGKYRDKIPLNRFGVAPVIIPSVGTHYGPVAAEVVLLGFNAAMVTTGVRF, encoded by the coding sequence ATGAAAAAATTCCGACTGCCTGGCCTGTTGTTCCTGGCCCAGGCCACCACCGCGCTGGCCGGCGAAACGCCGGCTACCGAGGATGACAAAGGCTTCTGGTATGCACAGACCAGTGTCTATACCCGTCACTTTGCACCTGACCCGGACCACAACAACAACCAGGACCTGATTGGCCTGGAGCGCAACGAAGCGTCAGGCTTTGTGTACGGCGGCGCGACGTTTCGCAACTCGTTCAGGCAGCGCTCGTACTACGCCTATGCGGGCAAGCGCTATGACATGACGGACTACCCGGTGTATCTGAAACTGACGGGCGGGGCGATCCAGGGCTATCGCGGCAAGTACCGCGACAAGATCCCGTTGAACCGTTTCGGCGTGGCGCCGGTGATCATTCCGTCGGTGGGCACCCATTACGGGCCAGTGGCGGCTGAGGTGGTGTTGCTGGGGTTCAATGCGGCGATGGTGACGACGGGTGTGCGGTTCTGA